One stretch of Miscanthus floridulus cultivar M001 chromosome 18, ASM1932011v1, whole genome shotgun sequence DNA includes these proteins:
- the LOC136520608 gene encoding uncharacterized protein, with translation MTDILKSRAKQLVMQPLNCISFLLGLAILSATLGPFVAIAHRELLSVTGSKGGAEIKLELSVDKIRTDEEVRSNVLTGRRLAFEDAVMEQKETKNSGSRTSSGENKNYSTNSRVPSNIKDSSSPRMQAGPSRNRVKLEGSTSVITLSIPNPQRLRTLPSKHSRNSNAGSKKELRDSVVHRTLYKINEDWKEKMLDASDGVLKFLNKDYHASPHKRKPVHN, from the exons ATGACAGACATACTTAAAAGCAGGGCTAAACAGTTAGTTATGCAGCCGTTAAACTGTATAAGCTTCTTGCTTGGGCTGGCCATCCTCTCGGCCACCCTTGGCCCCTTCGTCGCCATTGCACATAGAG AATTACTGTCAGTTACTGGCAGCAAGGGAGGAGCAGAAATCAAGCTG GAACTCAGCGTTGACAAGATCAGGACAGATGAGGAAGTCAGAAGCAATGTATTGACAGGTCGAAGGCTGGCTTTTGAAGATGCAGTCATGGAGCAGAAGGAAACAAAGAATTCTGGAAGCAGAACAAGCTCAG GAGAAAATAAGAATTACTCAACTAATTCACGTGTGCCGTCAAACATAAAG GATAGTAGTAGCCCCCGGATGCAGGCAGGACCATCCAGGAACAGAGTAAAACTAGAAGGAAGCACATCAGTGATAACACTGAGCATTCCAAATCCTCAACGTCTAAGAACATTGCCATCGAAGCACTCCAGGAATTCAAATGCAGGCTCCAAAAAAGAACTGAGGGATTCAGTAGTTCACAGAACCTTATATAAAATTAATGAGGATTGGAAGGAGAAAATGCTAGATGCCAGTGATGGAGTTTTAAAATTTCTTAACAAGGATTACCATGCCTCTCCCCATAAGAGGAAACCTGTTCACAACTGA
- the LOC136524179 gene encoding nuclear intron maturase 4, mitochondrial-like has protein sequence MGRRAVGGKTRRGSRRAHDGGRGRGRVEWSGGMCVHTLTLRPTDERISVAAAGNSLLCFLVVLDALSAAVPTVFWPSVDLASAKDDVCFVTLAEELRSGEFDVRANAFSVVAKRKRGHLVLPGLNLKVVQETIRVVLEVVYWPQFSKISHGCRSGRGYHSALRFITDEIGVPDWCFTVPLHKEEKIDDTLLVAFMQNMFDAKVINLVFGGYPKGHGLPQEGVLAPILMNIYLDSFDHEVFRICLKHEGLGLEATNVLEDRGSNLRRWFRSQLKGRGENSEDQTNCQTKTKLYACRYMDEIFVAVSGSRDVAEDMKSEMVAYLNKSLYLEVDDKIHLVPIRRNPRGLQFAGFVGRVETKENAKLKAVHKLKEKIRLFASQKQEIWDAMNLRVGKKWLAYGLRRIKESEIKSLGVSTPLLDHIAQFRKEGMKTDHWFKTLLKVWMQDVNAKNELNEDVKKKGADVLLSKYIAEPALAQDLRDAFYNFQKQAKDYISSETAAMEALLSNLKSEESTSTCTGGSVKIHAPLSYIQKCLHRYGIINLEGFPRHVSALLLQHDELIVSWFAGIVHRWIRWFSEVDSFKELQLMFVDCVRKSCIRTLSAKYRMYEKLTEKRFELDDYGIPMVEDFEAIIKPLESSYSVASTDEVLVYGISGSGLVVLTLSRVRVPTRQFNCFVMGCQSASPSMYVLHVKEKQRFPGWRTGFSSSIDGILDGKRIGLCTQHIKDIYLGHISLQSVDFGSLIR, from the exons ATGGGGCGCCGGGCGGTTGGGGGAAAGACACGGCGCGGCAGCCGACGAGCGCACGACGGTGGAAGAGGGCGTGGTAGGGTGGAGTGGAGCGGAGGGATGTGCGTCCACACGCTCACGCTGAGACCAACGGATGAGCGAATAAGCGTG GCCGCCGCTGGCAACAGCCTGCTGTGCTTCCTCGTAGTCCTAGATGCGCTCTCTGCAGCAGTTCCGACGGTCTTCTGGCCTAGCGTTGACCTAGCGTCTGCAAAGGATGATGTCTGCTTTGTCACGCTGGCAGAGGAGCTGAGGAGCGGGGAGTTTGATGTCCGAGCAAATGCTTTCTCAGTGGTGGCGAAGAGAAAACGAGGACACCTTGTTCTCCCTGGGCTGAACTTGAAAGTGGTTCAGGAAACGATAAGGGTGGTGCTTGAGGTTGTCTACTGGCCTCAGTTCTCAAAGATATCACATGGCTGTCGCAGTGGGCGAGGATATCACTCAGCTCTCAGGTTTATAACTGATGAAATCGGGGTTCCAGATTGGTGCTTTACTGTCCCGTTGCACAAGGAG GAGAAGATCGATGACACCCTGTTAGTTGCATTCATGCAAAATATGTTTGATGCCAAGGTGATCAATTTGGTATTTGGTGGGTACCCCAAGGGTCATGGTCTGCCTCAAGAAGGAGTACTTGCACCAATCCTGATGAACATATATCTTGACAGTTTTGACCATGAGGTATTCAGGATTTGCTTGAAACATGAAGGCCTTGGTTTAGAGGCAACAAATGTTTTAGAAGACCGTGGTTCAAATTTGCGGCGCTGGTTTCGGAGTCAACTGAAGGGCAGGGGTGAAAATAGTGAAGATCAAACAAATTGTCAGACAAAGACAAAGCTATATGCTTGTAGATATATGGATGAGATTTTTGTCGCAGTTTCTGGATCCAGAGATGTTGCGGAAGAtatgaaatctgaaatggttgcTTATTTAAACAAATCACTTTACTTGGAAGTTGATGATAAAATTCATCTTGTGCCAATCAGAAGGAACCCACGGGGCTTACAGTTTGCTGGTTTTGTGGGCAGAGTAGAAACGAAGGAAAATGCTAAACTGAAAGCTGTGCATAAGCTGAAGGAGAAGATTCGTTTGTTTGCTTCTCAGAAGCAAGAGATTTGGGATGCTATGAATCTTAGAGTAGGAAAGAAGTGGTTGGCATATGGCTTGAGAAGAATAAAAGAGAGTGAGATCAAGTCGCTTGGCGTTAGCACCCCTTTGCTGGATCACATTGCACAATTTAGGAAAGAGGGAATGAAGACAGATCACTGGTTCAAAACTTTGCTGAAGGTATGGATGCAGGATGTCAATGCCAAAAATGAGCTAAATGAGGATGTTAAAaaaaaaggggc GGATGTTCTCTTATCAAAATACATTGCTGAACCGGCACTCGCGCAAGACCTTAGGGATGCATTCTACAACTTTCAGAAGCAAGCTAAAGATTACATTTCATCAGAGACTGCTGCAATGGAAGCATTATTGTCCAATTTGAAGAGCGAGGAATCAACTAGTACctgcactggtggcagtgttaAAATTCATGCACCTCTTAGCTATATTCAGAAGTGCCTTCATCGCTATGGTATAATTAATCTCGAAGGTTTCCCTAGGCATGTTTCAGCCCTTCTCTTGCAACATGATGAGTTAATAGTAAGTTGGTTTGCAGGAATAGTTCATCGTTGGATAAGATGGTTTTCTGAAGTTGACAGTTTTAAAGAACTTCAGCTTATGTTTGTGGATTGTGTCAGAAAATCCTGCATCAGGACACTATCTGCGAAGTATAGGATGTATGAAAAACTTACAGAAAAACGATTTGAACTTGATGATTATGGCATTCCAATGGTTGAGGATTTTGAGGCAATAATTAAACCTTTAGAATCTAGTTATTCTGTGGCTTCTACTGATGAAGTTTTGGTGTATGGCATTTCTGGAAGCGGTTTAGTTGTGCTAACACTGTCAAGAGTTAGAGTCCCTACTCGACAATTCAACTGCTTTGTTATGGGCTGCCAATCTGCGTCACCAAGTATGTATGTGCTTCATGTGAAGGAGAAACAACGTTTCCCTGGATGGAGGACAGGTTTCTCGTCATCAATCGATGGGATTTTGGATGGTAAACGAATTGGATTGTGCACCCAGCATATTAAAGATATATATCTGGGACACATCTCCCTTCAATCAGTTGATTTTGGTTCCCTGATTAGATGA